In Ancalomicrobiaceae bacterium S20, the following proteins share a genomic window:
- a CDS encoding tartrate dehydrogenase, giving the protein MKSYEIALIPGDGIGVDVTEAAWSVLTKAAAGAGFALEGTTFPWSCAFYEETGAMMPADGIATLRKFDAILLGAVGWPVRVPDSVSLHGLLLPIRKSFVQYANIRPHRLLAGVEGPLKKTDFDILCIRENTEGEYSGAGGRVHQGTSDEVAVETSIFTRTAVERILRFGFEQARKRRGKLASVTKSNAQKYSMVFWDAVTAELAAEYPDVEVTGYHIDAMAARMVMAPESLDVVVASNLFGDILTDLGAAIQGGLGFAASANINPDRTAPSMFEPVHGSAPDIAHLGIANPIAAIWSGAMMLDHLGEAGAAKAVMGAIEAATARGIGTVPGQNKTSEITAAVLAALA; this is encoded by the coding sequence ATGAAATCCTATGAGATCGCCCTGATCCCCGGTGACGGCATCGGCGTCGACGTGACCGAGGCCGCCTGGTCCGTGCTGACCAAGGCCGCGGCCGGCGCCGGCTTCGCGCTCGAGGGGACGACCTTCCCCTGGTCCTGCGCCTTCTACGAGGAGACCGGCGCGATGATGCCGGCCGACGGCATCGCGACCTTGCGCAAGTTCGACGCGATCCTGCTCGGCGCGGTCGGCTGGCCGGTGCGCGTGCCGGATTCGGTCTCGCTGCACGGCCTGCTGCTGCCGATCCGCAAGTCCTTCGTGCAATACGCCAATATCCGGCCGCACCGGCTGCTCGCCGGCGTCGAGGGACCGTTGAAGAAGACCGACTTCGACATCCTCTGCATCCGCGAGAACACCGAAGGCGAGTATTCCGGCGCCGGCGGCCGCGTGCATCAGGGCACCTCCGACGAGGTCGCGGTCGAGACCTCGATCTTCACGCGCACGGCCGTCGAGCGCATCCTGCGCTTCGGCTTCGAACAGGCGCGCAAGCGCCGCGGCAAGCTCGCCTCGGTGACCAAGTCGAACGCGCAGAAGTATTCGATGGTGTTCTGGGACGCGGTGACGGCCGAACTCGCGGCCGAATATCCGGACGTCGAAGTCACCGGCTATCACATCGACGCCATGGCGGCGCGCATGGTCATGGCGCCGGAGAGCCTCGATGTCGTGGTCGCCTCGAACCTGTTCGGCGACATCCTGACCGACCTCGGCGCCGCCATCCAGGGCGGCCTCGGCTTCGCGGCCTCGGCCAATATCAATCCGGACCGCACGGCGCCCTCGATGTTCGAGCCCGTGCACGGCTCGGCGCCGGACATCGCCCATCTCGGCATCGCCAATCCGATCGCGGCGATCTGGTCGGGCGCGATGATGCTCGACCACCTCGGCGAGGCGGGCGCGGCCAAGGCCGTGATGGGCGCCATCGAGGCGGCGACCGCGCGCGGCATCGGCACCGTGCCGGGTCAGAACAAGACATCGGAAATCACCGCCGCGGTGCTCGCGGCTCTCGCCTGA